Proteins encoded in a region of the Podospora pseudopauciseta strain CBS 411.78 chromosome 6, whole genome shotgun sequence genome:
- a CDS encoding hypothetical protein (COG:A; EggNog:ENOG503NX7I; BUSCO:EOG092651FJ), which produces MRCERRILRFHSLKRGRVRQTWNKYNLFNLFRMRDRKGNFGTFFQQKWHAKAATRAYHGEHIKEKQWERMFSRRLLSAVNMDPAYMAKYDGSEQAAGRGSGRDVKPGRSEKNVARNTGNAEGMTPYMQMTFAPQERRLDISVFRALFASSARQARQFVIHGAVKVNGKKMQHPGYLLNPGDLFQVDPEKVMIATGRKKTSKSESSSTPKTPTAEEDAEPAEETVKAAEQSAEELSPEQLKAQHLDGLKQLHQHARKIIEENKDKLSGGHKKEIRELSKKIKEAMNRARKVGTDVQETGDDMENLASLMSELELTPAERAELRQQQQAEAPAAEAPTNPSTPDYPQLRTRTPVPTGQTKFDMVESQILKRLLEEEKINPWDPSKPYATPWRPRPYMSAFAFIPRYLEVNPKICAAVYLRHPVARPGKTEIPTPFNMHTSQLAFNWYLRRR; this is translated from the exons ATGAGGTGCGAGCGTAGGATATTACGCTTTCATTCCTTGAAGCGTGGC CGCGTAAGACAAACATGGAACAAATACAATCTGTTCAACCTCTTCCGGATGAGGGATAGGAAGGGTAACTTTGGCACCTTCTTTCAGCAAAAATGGCACGCCAAAGCTGCCACGCGTGCCTATCACGGCGAGCATATCAAAGAGAAGCAGTGGGAGCGCATGTTTAGCAGGAGGCTGCTCTCGGCCGTCAACATGGACCCAGCATACATGGCCAAATACGACGGTAGCGAGCAGGCAGCTGGTCGTGGTTCTGGACGTGACGTCAAGCCAGGGAGGTCTGAAAAGAATGTCGCCCGCAACACTGGAAATGCCGAGGGCATGACACCCTATATGCAGATGACCTTTGCTCCCCAAGAGCGTCGTCTCGATATTTCCGTTTTCCGAGCTCTGTTTGCCAGCAGTGCGAGGCAGGCCCGCCAGTTCGTTATTCACGGTGCCGTCAAGGTGAACGGGAAGAAG ATGCAACATCCCGGATATCTCCTAAACCCAGGTGATCTCTTTCAGGTCGACCCGGAAAAAGTAATGATTGCCACCGGCCGCAAGAAGACCTCCAAGTCCGAGTCGTCCAGCACACCAAAGACACCCACAGCCGAAGAGGATGCCGAGCCCGCCGAAGAAACCGTCAAAGCCGCTGAGCAGTCCGCCGAAGAGCTCAGCCCCGAACAACTCAAAGCTCAACATCTCGACGGGCTGAAACAACTGCACCAGCATGCCAGGAAGATCATCGAGGAGAACAAGGATAAGCTCTCAGGCGGCCACAAGAAGGAGATCCGTGAGCTCtccaagaagatcaaggaggccaTGAACAGAGCCCGCAAAGTAGGCACCGATGTTCAGGAGACCGGCGACGACATGGAGAACCTGGCTTCCCTCATGTCCGAACTGGAACTCACCCCCGCCGAGCGCGCAGAGCTtcggcaacagcaacaagcgGAAGCCCCTGCCGCCGAGgcacccaccaacccctccacccccgacTACCCACAGCTCAGGACAAGAACGCCAGTACCAACAGGTCAAACCAAATTCGACATGGTCGAGTCCCAGATTCTCAAGCGTCTactcgaggaggagaagatcaacCCATGGGACCCCTCCAAGCCATATGCCACCCCGTGGAGGCCCCGCCCCTACATGTCCGCATTTGCGTTCATCCCCCGGTATCTTGAGGTCAACCCCAAGATCTGCGCCGCCGTCTACCTCCGTCATCCGGTTGCTCGCCCGGGCAAGACTGAGATTCCCACGCCATTCAACATGCACACCTCGCAATTGGCTTTCAACTGGTACTTGAGGAGACGTTGA
- a CDS encoding hypothetical protein (COG:A; EggNog:ENOG503P414), translated as MSDAAVNQPEVAAAATETPAVEQTTAAPVAEVEMADAAPTEAAAEKSEEKAEERTKEQTGATKPLPMLKTTAKIDTNYKNNRKYDPSTQEVTDDPVQIRAQVEFWFNDSNLPGDKHMWEQTGGPENKPVSLKHICNFKRMQRFQPYSAVVAALRDSTLLEVSGEEGEEVIKRKVPYVLSTLSPQERQARSVYVKGFGDEHGSSQFEIEQFFSQFGKVQHLKLRRTNENLFKGSVFVEFDSEETADAFVNKEPAATWKDHELLIMKKGEYCEMKAKEIKEGKIQASNSRKSTFWEGKEKTSTRGGRGGARGGHGGRDNRNGDNNEDKKNGFKGGRGGRGGRGGRGRGGRGGRGGSRDNNKGQDGKREEKKPAVNDGEMPTIQATNEKGEVVVKPAEANGKRTRENDEAAAPPAKKVDTKTETAAAQ; from the exons ATGAGCGACGCTGCTGTCAACCAGCCCGAGGTGGCCGCTGCCGCCACCGAAACCCCCGCCGTTGAGCAGACCACCGCTGCCCCTGTGGCCGAGGTCGAGATGGCCGATGCTGCCCCAACTGAGGCTGCCGCTGAGAAgtcggaggagaaggccgaggagaggaCCAAGGAGCAGACTGGTGCCACCAAGCCGCTTCCAATGCTCAAGACCACGGCTAAGATCGACACCAACTACAAGAACAACAGAAAGTACGATCCTTCTACTCAGGAAGTCACCGACGACCCCGTCCAGATTCGCGCTCAG GTTGAGTTTTGGTTCAATGACAGCAACCTTCCCGGCGACAAGCACATGTGGGAACAGACCGGTGGTCCCGAGAACAAGCCCGTTTCCCTCAAGCACATTTGCAACTTCAAGCGCATGCAGCGCTTCCAGCCCTACAGTGCCGTCGTGGCTGCTCTTCGCGACAGCACCCTTCTCGAGGTCTccggcgaagaaggcgaggaagtcATCAAACGCAAGGTTCCCTATGTTCTCTCCACGCTCTCGCCACAGGAACGCCAAGCCAGAAGCGTCTACGTCAAGGGCTTTGGCGACGAGCACGGTTCCAGCCAGTTTGAGATTGAGCAATTCTTTTCCCAGTTTGGCAAGGTTCAGCACCTTAAGCTCCGCCGCACCAACGAGAACCTCTTCAAGGGGTCCGTGTTCGTTGAATTTGATTCGGAGGAGACTGCCGACGCCTTCGTCAACAAGGAGCCTGCCGCAACGTGGAAAGACCATGAGCTATTGATCATGAAAAAGGGCGAGTATTGTGAGATGAAGGCGAAAGAGAtcaaggagggcaagatCCAAGCATCAAACTCCCGCAAGTCCACCTTCTGGGAGGGTAAGGAAAAGACCTCGACCCGTGGCGGTCGCGGTGGCGCTCGTGGTGGCCACGGTGGCCGTGACAACCGCAATGGCGACAACAATGAGGATAAAAAGAATGGTTTCAAgggtggtcgtggtgggCGTGGCGGGCGTGGCGGGCGTGGCAGGGGAGGTCgcggtggccgtggtggcagCAGGGATAATAATAAGGGAcaggatgggaagagggaagagaaaaagCCCGCCGTTAATGA CGGCGAGATGCCTACCATTCAGGCCACGAACGAAAAGGGCGAGGTCGTCGTCAAGCCTGCCGAGGCCAATGGCAAGCGCACCCGCGAGAACGACGAGGCGGCTGCTCCCCCGGCTAAGAAGGTCGACACCAAGACCGAAACTGCCGCCGCGCAATAA
- a CDS encoding hypothetical protein (COG:S; EggNog:ENOG503P37Y), protein MPPPPGPTPTLPIDPFDNPEDELPLQQKRPFGSGLYRNPVTFVPASSSLKTVSTDEPARDTSKSVSDLYLALVLPPEPKPPIGHENSLDNNHSDPPSTKPSPTPPLCPSCNLPILPNHELSLPHQLSLPHSHPPSSLDRSRMGLQYLSSQGWDPDSRRGLGSDQQGIAHPLKPKPKDDRLGLGVELPKGTKNIPRPKEKLLDAKKARKQYEQEKKKKGRIMKELFAEDKWEKYLGEEAS, encoded by the coding sequence atgccaccaccgccaggaCCCACTCCCACCCTTCCCATCGACCCATTCGACAACCCAGAAGATgaactccccctccagcaaaAACGCCCCTTCGGCTCCGGCCTCTACCGCAACCCGGTAACCTTTGTCccggcatcctcctctctgAAGACAGTCTCCACCGACGAGCCAGCACGGGATACGTCAAAGTCAGTATCCGACCTCTATCTCGCTCTCGTCCTCCCACCAgaaccaaaaccacccatAGGACATGAAAACTCCCTAGATAACAACCACTCAGATCCCCCATCAACaaaaccctccccaacaccccccctctgCCCAAGTTgcaacctccccatcctccccaaccacgaactctccctcccccaccaactctccctccctcactcccaccccccctcctccctcgaccgCTCCCGCATGGGGTTGCAGTATCTATCCTCCCAAGGTTGGGATCCAGATTCCAGAAGGGGTTTGGGGTCTGATCAGCAGGGTATCGCACACCCCCTCAAGCCAAAGCCAAAAGACGACAGGCTTGGGTTAGGGGTTGAACTTCCAAAAGGAACAAAAAATATACCACGGCCTAAAGAGAAATTACTAGACGCCAAAAAAGCCAGAAAGCAATACgagcaagaaaagaagaaaaagggcaGGATAATGAAGGAGCTGTTTGCCGAGGATAAGTGGGAAAAGTACCTAGGCGAAGAGGCATCTTga
- a CDS encoding hypothetical protein (EggNog:ENOG503NVIP; COG:Q), with the protein MPLPFLASLYFDGLPPWFPDPLVALKYTTALGSLALTKWYTSGRPNPSERKLHGRVVIMTGGTSGIGAKTAFQLASRGAQLCLLTRQPPNDPFLVDYIDDLRTRTNNQMIYAEQVDLASLHSIRQFATKWIDNAPPRRLDMVVLCAATLTTPGHKRSETEEGIETEWMVNYLANVHLLGILSPAIKAQPFDRDVRIIIPTCSSYIGAPKLEPGDVTDKRRFWSPKLAYARSKLALMVFAKTYQKHLDAYKRPDQLPMNARVVIVDPGFARTVGMRRWLTRGSLLGLFLYVVFYFVAWLLLKSPNMAAQSILFAAMDGGLLRGPGGKFIKECMEVDFARRDIEDEEVAKKLWEESDKLIEKTEKASALRRAREKKEKEEREKVEEIESLVKTIKKGKAKQGEEKKKKKKTTTTD; encoded by the coding sequence AtgcccctccccttcctcgcctccctctaCTTCGACGGCCTCCCCCCCTGGTTCCCCGACCCCCTCGTCGCCCTCAAATACACCACCGCTCTCGGCTCCCTCGCCCTCACAAAATGGTACACCTCCGGCcgtcccaacccctccgagCGCAAGCTCCACGGCCGCGTGGTAATCATGACGGGCGGCACCTCCGGAATCGGCGCCAAAACAGCCTTCCAGCTCGCCTCCCGAGGCGCCCAGCTCTGCCTCCTAACCCGACAACCCCCGAACGACCCCTTTCTAGTCGATTACATCGACGACCTCCGCACCCGTACAAACAACCAAATGATCTACGCCGAGCAAGTcgacctcgcctccctccacAGCATCCGCCAGTTTGCGACAAAATGGATCGACAACGCGCCCCCGAGAAGGCTAGACATGGTTGTCCTCTGCGCCGCAacgctcaccacccccgggCATAAGAGAAGCGAGACAGAAGAGGGGATCGAGACGGAGTGGATGGTCAATTACCTCGCCAACGTCCACCTGCTAGGGATTTTGAGTCCCGCGATCAAGGCCCAGCCGTTTGACAGGGACGTGAGGATCATCATCCCTACCTGCAGCAGCTACATTGGGGCGCCGAAGCTGGAGCCGGGGGATGTGACAGACAAGAGGAGATTTTGGTCACCGAAGCTGGCGTATGCGAGGAGCAAGCTTGCGTTGATGGTTTTTGCAAAAACGTATCAGAAGCATCTGGATGCGTACAAGAGGCCGGATCAGCTGCCGATGAATGCGAGGGTTGTGATTGTTGACCCGGGGTTTGCGAGGAcggtggggatgaggaggtggttgactAGGGGGTCACTTTTGGGCTTGTTTCTCTACGTAGTTTTCTACTTTGTTGCGTGGTTGCTATTGAAGAGCCCGAATATGGCTGCGCAGAGCATTTTGTTTGCGGCTATGGATggggggctgttgaggggACCGGGGGGCAAGTTTATCAAGGAGTGTATGGAGGTTGACTTTGCGAGGAGAGACATtgaagacgaagaagtgGCCAAGAAGCTATGGGAGGAAAGTGATAAGTTGATTGAGAAGACGGAGAAGGCTTCTGCACTgagaagggcgagggagaagaaggaaaaggaggagagggagaaggtggaggagattgagagCTTGGTGAAGACTAtcaagaaggggaaggcgaagcagggggaggagaagaagaagaagaagaagacgacgacgacggatTAA
- a CDS encoding hypothetical protein (EggNog:ENOG503Q03I), with protein sequence MAATLSPPPALSSQQHPQQEFIVPCQAVWPHAQPNPTQIQQRPPPQPAFNPAHCHPVFFSDKLRRPPFALGSGPQLNPVAHGYVYQDGTRPNGKTSGSRL encoded by the coding sequence ATGGCAGCTACActatcaccaccgccagcgcTCAGCAGCCAACAACATCCACAACAAGAGTTCATTGTGCCATGTCAAGCTGTCTGGCCACATGCACAACCAAATCCCACACAAATACAACAACGCCCACCGCCACAGCCAGCCTTCAATCCTGCACACTGTCACCCAGTCTTCTTCAGCGATAAGCTCCGGCGTCCGCCATTTGCCCTAGGGTCAGGGCCACAGTTGAACCCAGTCGCGCATGGATATGTATACCAGGATGGGACAAGGCCAAACGGCAAAACTAGTGGATCGAGGTTATGA
- a CDS encoding hypothetical protein (EggNog:ENOG503NY8P; COG:U): protein MASSSTSTPLLYSCISYSSTLLTESSTSSSPNLPQLATLILPKIDHSTPQKLTYTHGTYHINYISESPLPLTFLVISDSSSVSRRISFNYLTAIRTKFLAAYPPQSTDLATLPNYGCASLNSDLKRLMIEYGTNNVRGEDNAEQDDAIRTAQREIEDVRGIMTRNIEGLLERGERIDLLVDKTDRLGGSAREFRVRSRGLKRRMWWKNVKLMGLLGLVLVLIIVTVVVSVKNNLP, encoded by the exons atggcctcctcatccacctccacccccctcctcta CTCCTGCATATCctactcctccaccctcctaaccgaatcctccacctcctcctcccccaacctcccccaactagcaaccctcatcctccccaagaTCGACcactccaccccccaaaagcTAACCTACACCCACGGAACCTACCACATCAACTACATCTCCgagtcccccctccccctcacgTTCCTCGTGATATCCGACTCGTCCTCCGTATCCCGACGCATCTCGTTCAACTACCTCACCGCGATCCGAACTAAATTCCTCGCC GCCTACCCCCCTCAATCAACCGACCTCGCCACCCTCCCAAACTACGGCTGCGCCTCTCTGAACTCTGACCTAAAGAGGCTCATGATTGAGTACGGCACCAACAATGTGAGAGGAGAAGACAACGCCGAGCAGGACGACGCCATTCGTACCGCCCAGAGGGAGATCGAGGATGTGAGGGGCATCATGACGAGAAACATTGAGGGCCTGTTGGAGAGAGGGGAACGCATCGACCTGCTTGTCGACAAGACCGATCGCCTGGGCGGGTCAGCAAGGGAGTTTCGCGTGAGGAGCAGGGGGCTGAAGAGGAGAATGTGGTGGAAGAATGTGAAGCTGATGgggctgttggggttggttttggtgttgattattgtgacggtggtggtgagtgtgAAGAATAATCTTCCTTAG
- the SUV3 gene encoding RNA helicase (COG:A; BUSCO:EOG092629FB; EggNog:ENOG503NVKA) — protein MNALLRNAYKWPKCTPPVSAAAFSTAPSPWRKAANSSSKSRERERNIINLHHEINDSLDQLKDSLDHGESSSRGGRPSKNKSTFSQKRSYQMFEVLVNARVNKVMREMGDYRDRQEDWRAFGVNNQVQLDSSIGLFKKALDTCFAKATEKGMISRSDNPLFWNLRNSFVKGDNRGLSSELVHSFQTFLMKERFPDAINELHREIADLRFPYEWYPATRMLQRTVHLHVGPTNSGKTYNALKALEGAKTGIYAGPLRLLAHEIWSRFAAKGKPCALVTGEEVRIPEGVDRWFHSCTVEMSPLNKPVDVAVVDEIQMIASEDRGWAWTQAVLGLQAKELHLCGEDRVVELIQDLCARIGDRCIVHRYQRLNPLETMSKSLRGDFRNLEKGDAVVAFSRVALHKLKAGIEQATGKRCAIVYGSLPPETRAQQAALFNDPNNEYDYLVASDAIGMGLNLEIKRVIFESSSKFDGNKVRSLTVPEIKQIGGRAGRYRTASAEIASAQEGAAGGEEAVEAKVESNTGWVTAFDFRDLQDIQNAFQKEAKPIETAGLFPPANIIERFHTYFPPRTPTSFVLTRLRELARLSPRFHLCDFDTALEIADAIQPYNLSVADRCVFLNCPVSFRVSRDRESNGQREALQAFAKCVAEMGSGHLLDFDCIDLSILDMDEETRMTMFNNPAYLQSLERLHQIITMYLWLSYRYEGVFQSQSMAFKVKEIVEDRITEFLDKLTYVTYSQARRRQAMREAAERHKKAEEQLLGEEEQEHLQEHHEEEPEEPIIEIVEELDPEEIIGEAIEEAGTGEREPGPDAEKNQGSG, from the coding sequence ATGAACGCCCTGCTCAGGAATGCCTACAAGTGGCCGAAATGCACACCACCAGTGTCCGCAGCAGCGTTTTCCACCGCGCCGTCGCCGTGGCGAAAAGCGGCCAACTCGTCGTCCAAGTCCAGGGAGCGTGAGAGGAACATTATAAATTTGCACCACGAAATCAACGACAGCCTCGACCAGCTCAAAGACAGCCTCGACCATGGCGAATCCTCGTCCCGCGGCGGCCGCCCCAGTAAGAACAAGTCCACCTTCAGCCAGAAGCGTAGCTATCAGATGTTTGAGGTGCTCGTCAACGCCAGGGTGAACAAGGTGATGCGAGAGATGGGCGATTATAGGGACCGGCAGGAGGATTGGCGGGCCTTTGGCGTCAACAACCAGGTGCAGCTCGACAGCTCGATCGGCCTCTTCAAGAAGGCGCTCGACACATGTTTTGCGAAAGCCACTGAGAAAGGCATGATTAGTCGTTCGGACAACCCCCTATTCTGGAATCTGCGGAATTCTTTTGTCAAGGGCGACAACAGGGGGCTCAGCTCGGAGCTGGTGCACAGTTTTCAGACGTTCTTGATGAAGGAGCGTTTCCCAGACGCCATCAACGAGCTGCACAGAGAGATCGCCGACCTACGGTTTCCCTACGAGTGGTACCCGGCGACTAGGATGCTGCAGCGCACCGTTCATCTTCACGTCGGCCCAACAAACTCTGGAAAGACTTACAACGCCCTCAAGGCTCTGGAAGGCGCCAAGACGGGGATATACGCTGGGCCGTTGCGGCTGTTGGCCCATGAGATCTGGTCACGGTTTGCAGCCAAGGGCAAGCCATGCGCTCTAGTCACGGGTGAAGAGGTCAGGATACCCGAGGGCGTCGACAGGTGGTTCCACAGCTGCACGGTCGAAATGTCGCCCCTGAACAAACCGGTAGATGTGGCCGTCGTTGACGAGATTCAAATGATCGCCAGCGAGGACCGCGGATGGGCCTGGACACAGGCTGTTTTGGGCCTGCAAGCCAAAGAGCTTCATCTCTGCGGAGAGGACAGAGTTGTCGAGCTGATCCAGGACCTCTGCGCCAGGATCGGCGACAGGTGCATCGTTCACCGGTACCAGCGCCTGAACCCGCTCGAGACCATGTCCAAGTCTCTTCGTGGAGACTTTAGGAATCTGGAAAAAGGCGATGCGGTCGTTGCCTTCAGCCGTGTCGCACTGCACAAGCTCAAGGCCGGTATCGAGCAGGCAACCGGAAAGAGATGCGCCATCGTGTACGGCAGTCTGCCTCCGGAAACAAGAGCTCAACAGGCGGCGCTCTTCAACGATCCAAATAACGAGTACGACTACCTGGTCGCCAGCGACGCCATCGGCATGGGGTTGAACCTGGAGATCAAACGAGTCATCTTTGAGTCATCTTCCAAGTTTGACGGCAACAAAGTGCGAAGTCTGACCGTTCCCGAAATCAAACAGATCGGCGGCCGCGCTGGTCGGTACAGGACGGCTTCCGCCGAGATTGCTTCCGCGCAAGAGGGTGCTgccggtggagaggaagcgGTGGAAGCAAAGGTGGAATCCAACACTGGATGGGTGACGGCGTTTGATTTTCGGGATCTGCAGGACATCCAAAATGCTTTTCAAAAAGAGGCAAAGCCCATTGAGACGGCCGGCCTGTTCCCTCCGGCGAACATCATCGAACGCTTCCATACCTACTTTCCCCCAAGAACACCCACGTCGTTTGTCCTGACCAGATTACGGGAACTGGCCAGACTGTCGCCACGGTTCCACCTCTGCGACTTTGACACGGCACTCGAAATCGCCGATGCCATCCAGCCATACAACCTCAGCGTCGCCGACCGCTGCGTCTTCCTCAACTGCCCCGTCTCCTTCCGGGTATCCCGTGACAGAGAGAGCAACGGCCAGAGAGAGGCGCTCCAGGCGTTTGCCAAGTGCGTTGCCGAGATGGGGAGCGGTCATCTGTTAGACTTCGACTGCATCGACCTGAGCATTCTGGACATGGACGAGGAAACGAGGATGACCATGTTCAACAACCCAGCCTACTTGCAGAGCCTCGAACGGCTGCACCAGATTATCACCATGTATCTCTGGCTGAGCTATCGCTATGAGGGCGTGTTCCAAAGCCAGTCGATGGCgttcaaggtcaaggagattgtggaggaCAGGATCACCGAGTTCCTTGACAAGCTTACGTATGTTACGTACTCGCAGGCCAGGCGTCGGCAGGCCATGCGTGAGGCGGCCGAGAGACAtaagaaggccgaggagcagttgctgggggaggaggagcaggagcattTGCAGGAGCATCACGAGGAAGAGCCGGAGGAGCCGATCATCgagattgtggaggagctggatcCGGAGGAGATCATTGGGGAGGCTATCGAAGAGGCGGGGACTGGGGAGCGGGAGCCAGGACCGGACGCTGAGAAGAATCAGGGGTcggggtga
- the YUH1_2 gene encoding ubiquitinyl hydrolase 1 (COG:O; MEROPS:MER0000836; EggNog:ENOG503NUZS), with product MSNPDPPTTTAPAFIPLEANPELMTTLLTNLGMSPTLALHDVYSLTDPDLLSFIPRPAYALLLVFPITPTYESHRLAEDSLLPDHVPTPDYPVIWFRQTIRNACGLMGLLHAIANSPAEFITPDSDLDRIVKTALPLDTIGRARLLETEESLARAHRAAAERGDTAAPEATDEVDLHYVAFVKGRDGGLWEMDGRRKGPIRRGELEGEEDVLSEKGLVLGARKFLEREGGDLRFSAVALARGYD from the coding sequence ATGTCCAACCCcgacccccccaccaccacagcgcCCGCCTTCATCCCCCTCGAAGCCAATCCAGAGCTCATgacaaccctcctcaccaacctggGCATGtcccccaccctcgccctccacgACGTCTACTCCCTCACCGACCCCGATTTGTTGTCTTTCATCCCCCGCCCAGCCtacgccctcctcctcgtcttccccatcaccccaACCTACGAATCCCACCGTCTGGCGGAggactccctcctccccgaccaCGTCCCCACCCCGGACTACCCCGTGATCTGGTTCAGACAGACGATCCGCAACGCCTGCGGGCTCATGGGCCTCCTCCACGCCATTGCTAATTCTCCCGCCGAGTTCATCACCCCGGACAGCGACCTTGACAGGATTGTCAAGACGGCGTTGCCGCTGGACACGATCGGACGGGCGAGGTTGCTGGAGACAGAGGAgagtttggcgagggcgcatagggcggcggcggagaggggggaCACGGCTGCTCCCGAGGCGACGGATGAGGTTGATTTGCATTATGTTGCTTTTGtcaaggggagggatggggggctttgggagatggatgggagACGGAAGGGGCCGATcaggaggggggagttggagggggaggaggatgtgttGAGCGAGAAGGGGTTGGTATTGGGGGCGAGGAagtttttggagagggaggggggggatttGAGGTTTAGTGCTGTTGCGCTGGCGAGGGGGTATGATtag